Sequence from the Nocardia cyriacigeorgica GUH-2 genome:
GCAGCTTGCTGCCGACACCGATATCCGGTTCCAGATCCGCGAGAGTGACCGCTGCCGAACGGGATTGGTCGTCCTGTTCCCCCGGCCGCACATCGGGCAGATCGACCGCGCCGAGTTCGGTGAAATGCTCGGCCACCCGCTCGCTGAGCCGGTCCGCGCGCGCACCGGTCCACAGCAGGTTGTCACCCAGCGCCGAATCGACGGTGCCGGTGAGCCATTCCTCGATGCGCGACCAGTGGCGGCCGGGGTCGTGGCCGTCGATCCACTCCTCGGCCTCGCGGGCGATGCTGCGCAGGCGATCACGCAGGTCGTGATCGACATCGCCGGCCAGGTCGGTGATCCCGTCGGCAAGTGTCTGCTGCCAAGCCGCAGTACGGCGATGCAGTTCCTCGGCGGCCGCCTTCGCCTCCTGCAACTCCGCGACCGCCGCGGCGCCCTGCCGCGGATCACGCAGCGCGACCAGTTCGCTGCCGAGGGCGAGAGCTAGATGTTCTGCGGCCGAATGGATATCGCGCGACACCGCGATCCGCGTCGCCCGCTGATCGCGCGCCACCACCTGCTCGCGCAGGAACTGGTAGAGCACGCCGAAACCCGATTCGGCACCGAGCTGCTTGTCTTGCAGCCGCAGCGCATGCGAACGCAGCAGCGACGACACCGCGATGATCGGCACCGGCAGCTGCGCGCGGTCCAGATGGGCCCGGTCGGCGGCGGCCACTTGGCGCCAATGCGGGTAGAGGTCGATCTTGGTGAGGACCAGTGCAACCGCCGGGCACAGCTGGCGGACCTGACGCAGGAACGCCAGCTCGGGTTCGGTGAGTTCGGTGGAGGCGTCCGACAGCACCAGCACCGCGTCGGCGGCCGGAGCCATGCCGAGAATGGTTGCGGTGCAGTTGTTTCCCTGTCCGATACCGGGGGTGTCGATGAGGACGATGCCGTCGGCGAGCAGTTGATTCGGTGCGGTGATCTCCAAGCGGGTGGCGCGGCGGTCGGCCACCACCGGGTTGCGGGTGGCGGCGGCGATGTCGTCGACGTGGACGCGCTCCTCGTGGGAGCGGTCGGCGCCGGCGAACACCAGGTTCGCGTCGGGTGCGGGGCCATGGGCCAGCACCGTCGGCACGGTGGTAGTGGCGTCATCGCCGACCGGGCAGAGATCGGCGTTGAGCAAGGCATTGACGAACCGGCTCTTGCCCTGATCGCGCTGCCCCGCGATCACGATCCGCCGCCGCGGATCGCGGACCCGGTCGGCCGCCGTTTCCAGGCGGGCGACCAGATCACCGCGATCCGCGGCGCGTGCGGCGGCAATGGTCTCACCGAGCACCGAGAGCAGCGACGCCGCAGGCGGTGTTGTGGTGGCCGGTACAACCATCTCGGTTGTTCTCCTTCTCGGTGCGACCGTTTGTGTCAGAGCAGGGAGTCGTCGGTGCTGTCGACGGTAGGCGCGGAGGTGATCGCGGCGCCCGAATCGGCGAACAGGCCGCTCTCGCCCGAACCGCTGATACCGCCGTCGAGGCCGGT
This genomic interval carries:
- a CDS encoding dynamin family protein, with translation MVVPATTTPPAASLLSVLGETIAAARAADRGDLVARLETAADRVRDPRRRIVIAGQRDQGKSRFVNALLNADLCPVGDDATTTVPTVLAHGPAPDANLVFAGADRSHEERVHVDDIAAATRNPVVADRRATRLEITAPNQLLADGIVLIDTPGIGQGNNCTATILGMAPAADAVLVLSDASTELTEPELAFLRQVRQLCPAVALVLTKIDLYPHWRQVAAADRAHLDRAQLPVPIIAVSSLLRSHALRLQDKQLGAESGFGVLYQFLREQVVARDQRATRIAVSRDIHSAAEHLALALGSELVALRDPRQGAAAVAELQEAKAAAEELHRRTAAWQQTLADGITDLAGDVDHDLRDRLRSIAREAEEWIDGHDPGRHWSRIEEWLTGTVDSALGDNLLWTGARADRLSERVAEHFTELGAVDLPDVRPGEQDDQSRSAAVTLADLEPDIGVGSKLLVGMRGSYGGVLMVGLASTFAGLALLNPISLGAGVLVGGKAFRDDQQARLAKRRNEAKVAVRRYVDDVAFQAAKESKDRLHRIHRALRDHYTGVAQRSLRSIDDSLRAAQEAATMESARRTERCAELERQLRVVAQLRSHADAMRPPEVTPAAPDTSPVR